One part of the Bacteroidia bacterium genome encodes these proteins:
- a CDS encoding amidohydrolase family protein, producing MNTTHRTTVFLLLLFQILFCPAQLDIVLKGGRVMDPETGLDAIRNVGIRGDRIVEISRDELEGKEVIDVSGLVVSPGFIDLHVHGQTNAAHKYQARDGVTTALELEGGMPFLKEWIKSKEGKTIVNYGATVPHALLRALAMKEYRNYLDQAKDILKEKGFEAPELFRLQANLQTAGYRSLTEDDLVYMRELLLEELEKGALGVGVPVGYYPGATAGEIYKVYQFAAEKGVPVFSHTRGFGMPGIQEAISNATASGAPLHIVHANSLSLGEIQVTLDMVEDAQKNGLDVTTEVYPYTAASTSLESAIFDEGWQEKLGISYGDIQWEATGERLTEATFKEYREKGGIVIIHMMKPEWIEKGIADPRTMIGSDGMPYHPKAHPRTAGTFSRVLGRYVREKKVIGLMDALRKMTLMPAQRLEEVAPSMHLKGRLQVGADADITIFDPETIIDKADFKGLQYSEGVTYVLVNGVFVVKEGKNVEGAFPGRAVVGKYRN from the coding sequence ATGAACACTACACACAGAACTACTGTTTTTCTATTGCTACTATTCCAAATTCTTTTCTGCCCGGCTCAGTTGGATATTGTCCTGAAAGGGGGTAGGGTAATGGATCCGGAAACCGGCCTGGATGCCATTCGAAATGTAGGCATACGAGGAGACCGCATTGTGGAAATTAGCCGCGATGAACTGGAGGGGAAAGAGGTGATCGATGTTTCGGGCCTGGTTGTATCTCCAGGTTTTATTGACCTCCATGTACATGGCCAAACCAATGCTGCCCATAAATACCAGGCCAGAGATGGAGTAACCACTGCTTTGGAACTGGAAGGAGGGATGCCCTTTTTGAAAGAATGGATCAAAAGCAAAGAAGGTAAGACCATTGTTAACTATGGAGCTACTGTTCCCCATGCGCTTTTGAGGGCACTGGCGATGAAAGAATATCGCAACTACCTGGATCAGGCAAAAGATATCTTAAAAGAGAAGGGATTTGAAGCACCAGAGCTCTTTCGTTTACAAGCCAATCTTCAAACTGCGGGTTATCGTTCGCTTACAGAAGATGATCTGGTATATATGCGGGAACTTTTGTTGGAGGAATTGGAAAAGGGAGCTTTAGGGGTAGGGGTTCCTGTGGGTTACTATCCCGGAGCAACTGCAGGTGAAATTTATAAGGTCTACCAATTTGCTGCCGAAAAAGGAGTACCAGTTTTCTCACATACCCGTGGATTCGGGATGCCGGGGATTCAGGAAGCTATTTCTAATGCAACTGCCAGTGGAGCCCCACTTCATATTGTCCATGCAAATAGTCTCTCTCTAGGCGAAATACAGGTAACCCTGGACATGGTCGAAGATGCTCAAAAGAATGGACTGGATGTAACGACTGAGGTATATCCATATACAGCTGCTTCTACCTCTCTGGAGTCCGCCATTTTTGATGAAGGCTGGCAGGAGAAATTGGGCATTAGCTATGGGGATATTCAGTGGGAAGCGACTGGTGAAAGGTTGACGGAAGCCACTTTTAAAGAATATCGGGAAAAAGGAGGGATTGTAATCATTCACATGATGAAACCTGAATGGATAGAAAAAGGCATTGCTGATCCGCGGACTATGATCGGTTCCGATGGAATGCCTTATCATCCCAAAGCCCATCCTCGTACTGCCGGCACTTTCTCAAGAGTCCTGGGAAGATATGTGAGAGAGAAAAAAGTGATTGGCCTTATGGATGCCTTGCGTAAAATGACCCTGATGCCTGCCCAAAGATTGGAGGAGGTAGCTCCTTCTATGCATTTGAAAGGGCGCTTACAGGTGGGGGCAGATGCGGATATCACCATTTTCGATCCAGAGACCATTATTGATAAAGCAGATTTTAAAGGACTTCAGTATTCTGAAGGAGTTACTTATGTATTGGTGAATGGAGTCTTCGTGGTGAAAGAAGGCAAGAATGTTGAAGGCGCATTCCCCGGAAGAGCTGTAGTAGGAAAATATCGCAATTAA
- a CDS encoding DUF4440 domain-containing protein → MKKFILLFSLGLLFLPQLYSQSLDELLDKHAEAMGGVDAWKKMHAHIIKDESERNGITYRSVLTVKLPNKVRIDLETENWDRIKSYDGKEGWIMRNDSLKPMPEGEDKEMAEEAEFHGELVLAKSRGHQMSYEGLAELNGQKVHKIKMAKSELDEQFYYLNPETYLLEMISEFSEDVSWKGVEFKTTFADYRKVDGLLFPFITDLYANDRLLRRFKTLEVKLNVEIPDWVFEKDQNIIRRNMRLFSKALVEGDYDTVIDAYTADGKIFPNNAPIMEGEADLRAYWIPPADRKSKTSYHKLMPEEIRIMGNEAYDYGYYEGKTKNTDGSETSWKGKYVVIWKEVEADVWKMYLDIWNRVRE, encoded by the coding sequence ATGAAAAAATTCATCCTCCTATTCAGTCTGGGCTTATTGTTCCTGCCTCAACTTTATTCCCAAAGCCTGGATGAACTCCTTGATAAACACGCCGAAGCGATGGGGGGAGTTGATGCCTGGAAAAAGATGCATGCTCATATTATTAAGGATGAAAGTGAGCGAAATGGCATTACCTACAGGAGTGTTCTCACTGTTAAACTCCCCAACAAAGTCCGAATAGACCTGGAGACAGAAAATTGGGACCGGATCAAATCCTATGATGGCAAGGAAGGCTGGATCATGCGAAATGATAGCCTCAAGCCTATGCCGGAAGGAGAAGACAAAGAAATGGCCGAAGAAGCAGAATTTCATGGAGAGTTGGTTTTGGCGAAAAGTCGAGGCCATCAGATGAGCTATGAAGGGCTGGCTGAGCTTAATGGGCAGAAGGTTCATAAGATCAAAATGGCTAAATCGGAGCTTGATGAGCAGTTCTATTACCTCAATCCGGAAACCTATTTATTGGAAATGATTTCTGAATTTTCCGAGGACGTAAGTTGGAAAGGAGTGGAATTCAAAACGACTTTTGCTGATTATCGGAAGGTAGATGGCCTCCTTTTCCCTTTCATCACTGACTTATATGCCAATGATCGTTTGCTCAGGAGATTTAAAACACTGGAAGTAAAGCTTAATGTTGAAATTCCGGATTGGGTATTTGAAAAAGATCAGAATATCATCCGCAGAAATATGAGGCTATTTTCCAAAGCTTTGGTAGAGGGCGATTATGATACGGTAATTGACGCCTATACAGCGGATGGTAAAATCTTTCCCAATAATGCTCCCATTATGGAAGGAGAAGCTGACTTACGAGCTTATTGGATTCCACCAGCCGATCGAAAAAGTAAAACTTCCTATCATAAACTCATGCCGGAAGAGATCCGGATCATGGGAAATGAAGCCTATGACTATGGTTATTACGAAGGCAAGACCAAAAATACTGATGGAAGTGAGACCTCATGGAAAGGGAAATATGTTGTTATCTGGAAAGAAGTCGAAGCGGATGTCTGGAAAATGTATCTCGATATCTGGAACCGGGTAAGAGAGTAA
- a CDS encoding Na+/H+ antiporter NhaC family protein gives MNEPQIPKAEERDISFWQALFPVASLLLLIIYGLILRPKVFGQSQIPLEIVFLLAASISVAQLFYLGFSWKTIQSHMVAKLAKAMPTFLILFAIGTIIGSWIISGTIPMFVYYGIKSINASYIYIICFVVPIIFSSLTGTSWGSVGTIGVVLIGVAGAIEADLGIAAGAIIGGAFFGDKLSPLSDTTNIAALAVEIDVYDHIRSMLWTTLPSAILAGIIFFVMGFLAPPASLTGGDYSQVERTLEGIDALFEFNILLLVPPIIVLYGSIKKIATLPVLISSSITACILALIFQDFRSEDVIHAFYKGFDTSMASWVGVVPENVATLFNRGGLYELNDPIVISLIVFCFVGSIDTIQAMPRIVSRVFSFAKSRSATIISALLSTGLSNSMTSNQYAASFIVGDAFLHKFDQLKIPRKVLSRSIEDMGTMLESLVPWHTTSVFMVATLGVPLADFWNWQLLSLFNFVMAFSLALTGIGCFYEESSDLLTAKSQQKG, from the coding sequence ATGAATGAACCGCAAATCCCTAAAGCAGAAGAAAGAGATATCAGCTTCTGGCAAGCATTATTTCCCGTAGCGAGTTTACTCTTGCTGATTATTTATGGCTTGATTCTTCGTCCCAAAGTATTTGGGCAATCCCAAATCCCGTTGGAAATCGTATTCCTGCTGGCTGCTTCTATTTCTGTCGCACAATTGTTTTATTTGGGCTTTTCCTGGAAAACCATTCAGTCGCATATGGTAGCTAAGTTGGCTAAAGCTATGCCCACCTTCCTTATCCTATTTGCGATTGGAACCATTATAGGAAGCTGGATCATCTCCGGAACCATTCCGATGTTTGTCTATTATGGGATTAAGTCCATCAATGCCTCCTATATCTACATCATTTGTTTTGTGGTCCCTATTATTTTTTCCTCCCTTACAGGTACTTCCTGGGGATCGGTGGGAACGATAGGAGTGGTATTGATAGGGGTAGCTGGAGCGATTGAAGCGGATTTAGGCATAGCTGCCGGAGCAATCATTGGAGGGGCCTTTTTCGGAGATAAACTTTCCCCCCTCTCAGACACTACCAATATCGCCGCGCTGGCTGTAGAAATAGATGTCTATGATCACATTCGCTCCATGTTGTGGACGACCCTTCCTTCCGCAATTCTGGCAGGAATCATATTTTTTGTCATGGGCTTTTTGGCTCCTCCAGCCAGTTTGACGGGAGGAGATTATAGCCAGGTTGAAAGAACTTTGGAAGGCATAGATGCCTTATTTGAATTTAACATCCTACTGCTTGTACCTCCCATCATCGTTCTGTATGGCTCGATCAAAAAGATTGCAACTTTACCCGTATTGATTAGCTCATCCATTACGGCCTGTATCCTTGCCCTGATCTTTCAGGACTTTCGTTCAGAGGATGTGATCCATGCCTTTTACAAAGGATTTGATACCAGCATGGCGAGCTGGGTGGGCGTGGTTCCTGAGAATGTTGCGACTTTATTCAATAGAGGAGGTCTATACGAACTCAATGATCCCATTGTGATTTCTCTCATTGTTTTTTGCTTTGTGGGAAGTATCGATACCATACAGGCCATGCCACGGATTGTGAGTCGGGTATTTTCTTTTGCTAAAAGTCGTTCGGCAACCATTATATCCGCTCTTTTATCAACAGGACTCAGCAATTCGATGACTTCCAATCAATATGCGGCCAGCTTCATTGTAGGAGATGCCTTTCTGCATAAATTTGACCAACTGAAAATTCCCCGAAAAGTCCTGAGTAGATCGATCGAAGATATGGGGACCATGCTGGAAAGTCTGGTGCCCTGGCATACTACTTCGGTTTTTATGGTCGCGACTCTAGGGGTGCCTTTGGCAGACTTTTGGAATTGGCAATTGCTGTCCTTATTTAATTTTGTAATGGCATTCTCTTTGGCTTTGACGGG
- a CDS encoding type 1 periplasmic binding fold superfamily protein, giving the protein MFTSKKFFYGMIAILAISFSFVACEDEEPPIPNPEEVITTLAYTLIPDGGGADAVLSFEDLDGDGGNPPSYLTEPLKANTTYSGTLILLNKQETPAEDITVEIAEEDEDHQFFFELGGGANATIAYKDTDANGNPVGIMTTFTTGDAGSGTLKITLRHEPVKDATGVAIGDITNADGETDIEVTFDILIQ; this is encoded by the coding sequence ATGTTTACTTCAAAGAAATTCTTTTATGGCATGATTGCCATCCTGGCCATCTCTTTCTCTTTCGTAGCTTGTGAGGACGAGGAGCCGCCTATTCCTAATCCAGAGGAAGTAATTACTACGCTGGCATATACCCTGATCCCTGATGGCGGAGGAGCCGACGCAGTACTAAGTTTTGAAGACCTTGATGGTGATGGAGGGAATCCTCCTTCCTATCTTACAGAGCCCCTAAAGGCAAATACCACCTATAGTGGAACCCTTATTTTATTGAATAAACAAGAGACTCCTGCAGAGGACATCACGGTAGAAATTGCTGAGGAGGATGAGGATCACCAATTCTTTTTCGAACTAGGAGGAGGTGCAAATGCGACGATTGCCTATAAAGATACAGATGCAAATGGAAATCCTGTTGGCATCATGACAACCTTTACAACCGGGGATGCGGGAAGTGGAACGCTAAAAATCACCCTTCGCCATGAGCCAGTGAAAGACGCTACAGGTGTAGCAATTGGAGACATTACCAATGCTGATGGAGAAACTGATATTGAAGTTACCTTCGACATCCTGATCCAATAA
- a CDS encoding GNAT family N-acetyltransferase, which yields MSFRLFTKEDISQLLLWFGDPEIRHHLSGFDPPRKQFELILEHANRWAYVWVKEEEILAFAEIELEEDWANLLIMVKGNYRKKGLGNKMLLHLQSQKLAPQYHAYIDPKNTASIHCFKQAGFSFMEEEEGMEKWIWKA from the coding sequence ATGAGTTTTAGGCTGTTTACCAAAGAAGACATTTCTCAATTGCTTTTATGGTTTGGTGATCCGGAAATTCGGCACCACTTAAGTGGCTTTGATCCTCCTCGCAAACAATTTGAATTGATCCTGGAACATGCCAATCGATGGGCCTATGTATGGGTAAAAGAAGAGGAAATTCTCGCTTTTGCAGAGATTGAGTTAGAAGAAGACTGGGCCAATCTCCTGATCATGGTCAAAGGAAATTACAGAAAGAAAGGTTTAGGGAATAAGATGCTGCTACACCTTCAATCTCAAAAACTAGCCCCCCAGTATCACGCATATATTGACCCAAAGAATACAGCTTCCATTCACTGTTTTAAACAGGCAGGATTTAGCTTTATGGAAGAAGAAGAGGGCATGGAAAAATGGATATGGAAAGCCTGA
- a CDS encoding TonB-dependent receptor, which produces MRLRIYIFVLSQILSLSSSWAQSCDLEIKGYVKDEFSKTPLSYTNISIEETGGGITADSAGFFHLKNLCEGEYHLKLSHLGGETDRFFIKLSRDTLLTLYLKHHIEFLEEVQIKGEARSDLQLQNQKVLGKEQIQKESGKALAQMLESISGVSTIKGGGGISKPVIHGLYGNRVAVLNNGIAQAGQQWGNDHAPEIDPNTAQQISVVKGVGAVEYGSNILGGIIKVSPGNISPDPHIHGLINYNFQSNGLGHSLAGRLEKSDDWGAWRITGSLKFNGDQRSPNYFLTNTGTREANIAAQWDKNVNYWWKSRLYYSLFNTELGILRGSHIGNLTDLQNAIGNRVPAFTADTFSYKINPPRQVVQHHLLKWENHFLFPDQSSLTFIYGGQLNDRKEFDVRRSGRSEIPSLSLFLQSHFADVKYQKTLESGLSFKVGTQGKFVDNNNNPETGIFPLIPNYRKYNSALYALLYSGENRLMYELGARYDYQLYQVATINVGPPAFVERFEHSYHNYALLGSLKFTHNSQFTSRLNLGMAQRSPDINELYSQGLHQGVSGIEEGDRSLIPETSMKAVLSNTLIVGKQFFLESTAYLQNIDNYIFLEPEDEYRLTIRGAFPVFRYKQTGAQIMGWDLLAKFTPVEKWEWITKYSVIRGHDLSNDLPLVYMPANNFFSSISFLPEEQGNFHFDRLSINAKYVFRQNRLLPEQDFLAPPDAYFLLGAEWEGHIQLGESKVAFSLQAENILNTVYRDYLNRLRYYADDLGINIRLGIRYEF; this is translated from the coding sequence TTGAGACTTCGTATTTACATATTTGTACTGTCCCAGATACTAAGTTTGAGTAGTAGCTGGGCACAGTCTTGTGATCTCGAAATCAAAGGATATGTAAAGGATGAGTTTTCAAAAACTCCTCTTTCATATACAAACATAAGCATAGAAGAAACCGGTGGAGGCATCACAGCTGATTCTGCCGGTTTCTTTCATTTAAAAAATCTTTGTGAAGGAGAATACCATTTAAAACTTTCTCATTTGGGCGGAGAGACTGATAGATTTTTCATAAAACTTAGTAGAGATACACTATTAACCCTTTACCTCAAGCACCATATTGAATTTCTGGAGGAAGTACAGATAAAAGGAGAGGCCAGGTCGGATTTACAACTACAAAACCAGAAGGTATTAGGTAAAGAACAGATTCAGAAGGAAAGTGGAAAGGCTCTCGCCCAAATGCTGGAATCGATTTCCGGGGTCAGCACAATCAAAGGAGGGGGAGGAATATCCAAGCCTGTCATCCACGGCCTGTATGGAAATAGAGTTGCTGTTTTAAATAATGGGATAGCACAAGCTGGTCAACAATGGGGAAATGATCATGCGCCGGAAATAGACCCCAATACGGCACAGCAAATCAGTGTGGTAAAAGGAGTGGGAGCGGTAGAATACGGCTCAAATATCCTGGGAGGAATTATCAAAGTTAGTCCGGGCAATATTTCTCCCGATCCTCACATCCACGGCCTGATCAATTACAATTTCCAAAGCAATGGATTGGGACATAGCCTTGCAGGCCGGCTTGAGAAGTCAGATGATTGGGGAGCCTGGAGGATTACAGGAAGCTTGAAATTTAACGGCGATCAAAGAAGCCCCAATTATTTTCTAACTAATACAGGTACCAGAGAAGCTAATATAGCAGCCCAATGGGACAAAAATGTCAACTATTGGTGGAAATCGAGACTTTATTATAGCCTGTTCAATACAGAATTGGGCATCCTGAGAGGTTCACATATCGGCAATTTAACTGACCTGCAAAATGCAATAGGCAATAGGGTTCCTGCTTTCACAGCAGACACTTTCTCCTACAAGATCAATCCTCCCAGACAAGTCGTACAGCATCATTTGCTAAAATGGGAAAATCACTTTCTCTTTCCAGATCAAAGTTCTCTGACTTTTATCTATGGAGGTCAATTGAATGATCGGAAAGAATTTGATGTCCGAAGAAGCGGACGGTCTGAAATTCCTTCTCTTAGCCTCTTTCTTCAATCTCATTTTGCCGACGTCAAATACCAAAAGACCCTGGAATCAGGACTCAGTTTTAAAGTGGGAACACAAGGGAAATTTGTAGATAACAACAATAATCCGGAAACCGGTATCTTCCCCCTGATCCCCAACTACAGAAAGTATAATTCGGCCTTATACGCTTTGCTATATTCTGGAGAAAACAGACTCATGTATGAGTTGGGAGCGCGCTATGATTATCAATTATATCAGGTTGCGACCATCAATGTAGGACCACCGGCTTTTGTGGAGCGCTTTGAGCATAGCTATCATAATTATGCCCTTTTGGGAAGTTTGAAATTTACCCATAATTCCCAATTTACTTCTCGCCTCAATCTTGGGATGGCACAACGTTCCCCGGATATCAATGAATTGTATAGCCAGGGACTTCATCAGGGCGTTTCAGGCATCGAAGAAGGAGACCGTAGCCTTATTCCAGAGACTTCGATGAAAGCAGTGCTTTCAAACACGCTTATTGTGGGCAAGCAATTTTTCCTCGAATCAACCGCCTATCTACAAAATATTGACAACTATATTTTCCTCGAACCCGAAGATGAATACAGACTCACTATTCGGGGTGCCTTTCCCGTTTTTCGATATAAACAGACAGGAGCTCAAATTATGGGTTGGGATCTCTTGGCTAAATTTACGCCTGTAGAAAAATGGGAGTGGATCACAAAATATTCAGTCATCCGGGGTCATGATCTCAGCAATGATCTCCCTCTGGTTTATATGCCTGCCAACAACTTCTTTAGTTCCATAAGTTTTCTTCCGGAAGAGCAAGGCAATTTCCATTTCGACCGCCTATCGATCAATGCAAAATATGTATTTCGACAAAATCGTCTGCTTCCAGAACAGGATTTTCTTGCTCCCCCCGATGCCTACTTTTTATTAGGGGCTGAATGGGAAGGTCATATCCAATTGGGAGAATCAAAAGTTGCATTTTCTCTGCAAGCCGAAAACATCCTGAATACCGTTTACCGGGACTACCTCAATAGACTCAGGTATTATGCTGACGATTTGGGAATAAATATCCGACTAGGCATTCGCTATGAGTTTTAG